Within the Microbacterium sp. 1S1 genome, the region TGGGGTCGCATCATCGACGGGCTCGTCGCGAAGGGGCGCCGATGAACGCCCCCCGGCTTCTGATCATCTCGTTCTCGACCATCCGTGCGGACGCGAGGCTGCTGAAGCAGATCGCCCGTCTGCGGCGTGACTTCGAGGTGCACACGGTCGGGTACGGCGACAGCCCCGACGGCGTGAGTGGTCACAGCCGCATCCCGGACGAGTTCCCGATCTGGCGCTACGACCGCGTCGCCGTGCTGACGCGCCGGTATCGGAAGGCGTACTGGTCCAATCCGGCGATCGAGGCGGCCATGTCGGCACTGCGCGGCACCGAATGGGACCTCGTGCTCGCGAATGACGTCGATGCCGTGGGCCTCGCGCTCGCGCAGCGCTCGGCGCACGGGGTGCACGCCGACCTCCACGAGTACGCCCCGCGGCAGAAGGAGGACGTGTGGAGGTGGCGTCTGTTCGTCGCGCCGTTCGTCCGCTGGATGTGCCGCACCTTCGTCGTCCGCGCCGACTCCGTGACGACCGTCGGGCAGGGCATCGCCGAGGAGTATGCACGCCGGTACGGCATCCGCGCCGGAGTGGTGACGAACGCGGCGCCGTATGCGGACCTCGCGCCGCACCCGGTCGCGGCGCCGATCCGCCTGGTGCACTCGGGCGCGGCCCTGCGCGACCGCAACATCGTGGCGATCATCGACGCTGCCGAAGCGACGTCGGCCGACGTCCGTCTCGCCCTCTACCTCACGCCGAACGATCCGGGCTTCCTGGAGGAGGTGCGGGCGCGGGCGGCCGCGTCCGAGCGCGTCGAGCTGTACGAGCCCGTGCCGTACGCCGAGCTCTCCCGGACCCTCAACGCCCACGACGTCGGGGTCCACCTCCTCCCTCCCGTGAACTTCAACAACACCTGGGCTCTGCCGAACAAGTTCTTCGACTATGTGCAGGCGCGGCTCGGCGTGATCATCGGGCCCTCACCGGAGATGGCCCGGGTGCTGGAGGAACGAGGCTTCGGCGCGGTGGCGGACGGCTTCGACGCCGCGGCGCTCACCCGACTCCTCGACGGGCTCGACCCGGAGAGGGTGCTCGCCTGGAAGCGGGCCTCCGACGAATCGGCACGCGAGCTCTCCGGCGAGGAGCAGGTCGAGCGCTGGGCGGACGCCCTGGCCGCCCTGATGGATGCCCCCGCCCCGCGGAGGCGATGATGACTCGGTTGGTCCTGTTCACCAACGACTACCCCTATCGTGCCGGGGACGTGGTGTTCGTCGAGAAGGAGATCGGAGCGCTCACGGAGCGGTTCGACGATGTCGTGGTGTTCTGTCACGCGCGAGACACGAGCGGGGGCATGGTCGATCTCCCGCCCGGCGTCCGTTTCGGGGGGAACCTCTTCGAACCGGCGCCCGAGGACGCGCCGCGGAAGCTGATCGAACCCGCCCCCGTCCTTCTGCTGCTGCAGGCCGCGTGGCGGGAGCTCTGGAGCGGCCGGCTGCTGCGCAACGCGCGGCTCTTCGCCATGGGGGCGAAGGTCGGGATGACACAGGCGCACCGCACCGCCGTCCGCGAGGCCATCGCCGGAGACCCCGACACCGTGGCGTACGCCTTCTGGGCGATGGGCGGAGGTCTCGCCCTGCCGTGGCTCCGCGGCGTGTCGGCACGCGTCGTGCGGGTCCATCGCTACGACCTCTATGAGGAGCGGGCGATCGGGGGCTACCTGCCGTTCCGTCCCTTCCTCTTCGCGCGTGCCGACCGGGTGCTGGCCATCTCCGAGGACGCCGCACAGTACCTCGACCGCCGGTATCCGCAGGTCGCGGGGAAGGTGCGGTTGAGCAGGCTCGGTGCCTACGGCCCCGATCGGGCGCCCGACCGTCAGCCGGATTCCACGCGCACCATCGTGTCGTGCTCGGCGGTGAGCGAGGTCAAGAGGGTCGACCGGATCCTCGAGGCGGTCCGCGAGCTGCACGCCCTCGACCCCTCCCGCCCGGTGCGATGGGTGCACTTCGGTGACGGGCCGCTCATGCCGCAACTGCGGGACAGTGCCCGCTCCCTTCCCTCCGGCGTCGACGTGGAGCTGCGCGGGCAGGTTCCGAACGCGGAGGTCGCTGCCTTCTACGAGACCGGAGCGGCGGATCTCTTCGTCAACCTGTCCGCATCCGAGGGGGTGCCGGTGAGCATCATGGAGGCGATCGCCTACGACGTCCCCGTCGTCGCGACAGCCGTCGGAGGGACCCCGGAGATCGTGGGTCCCGCGCTGCGGACGGGGGAGCTGGTCGATGCGGACGCGTCTCCCGGCACCGTCGCCACCGCGTTCGCCGCGGTCCTCGAGGCCTCATCGGGCAGCTACGCGCCGCGCGAGCGGTGGGAGTCGGAGTACGACGCGCGCCGCACGGGTGCGCGAGCCGCGGAGCTGGTGAGCTCGGCGTCCGGTGGGCGCCGACGCCGGCACCCACGATCCTGATAGCGTCGTCCCGTGAAGGTTCTGGTCGTGACGCCCTGGCTTCCCACCGCGGGCCGACCCGAGACCGGTATCTTCGTGCTGCGCGACATCGAGATGCTGCGGGCCGCTCACGACGTGGAAGTGATCCACCTCTCCGCCGACGGCGAGCCGGCAGCCGTCGACTTCCCCGTCACGGCCGTGCCGATGTCGACGACCGATCCGCGGAGCATCCGACGAGCGGGGGCGCTCATCGCCGCGCGTGCGGCCCAGGCGGACCTCGTGCACTCCATGGCGGCGTCGGCGCTGCTGCCCTTCCTCGGACGATCCGTCGAGCGGCCGTGGGTCCACACCGAGCACTGGTCGGCCCTCCTCGCACCCGACACGGCGCCTCGCTCCGCACGCGCGTCCCTTCCGCTGGTGCGAGCCGTCCTTCGGCGCCCCGATGTGGTGATCGCCGTGGGCAACGACCTGGCGAAGGCGATCGGCCGCACACGACGGGGACGCACCGTCGTCATCCCCAATGCCGTGCCGCGTCCGGCCACGGTGCACGCGTGGCCTGACGGCAGCGCGCTCACTCTGGTGGGGGTCGGTGGCCTGATCGCGCGCAAGGGCCCGGACGTCGCGGTGCGCACGGTCGCCGCGCTCCGCGACCGGGGCGAGGACGCGCGACTCCTCTGGGCAGGCGACGGACCGATGCGGGAGCCGCTGCTGTCCCTTGCGGCGCAGCTCGGCATCTCGGAGCACGTGGAGCTGCGGGGGAGGATCTCGCCCGCGCAGGTGGAGGGACTCCTGGCCGAGGCGGACGTCTTCATCTCGCCCACCCGCATGGAGACTTTCGGTGTGGCGATCGCCGAGGCCCTCGTAGCGGGGCGTCCGGTGGTGGTCTCGGCATCCGGAGAGCAGGCTTCCTTCGTCTCGGAACCGGACGGCGTGCTGGTCGACGAGTGGTCGGCCGACGCCTACGCCGATGCCGTGCAGCGTGTGCTGGCGCTCAATCGCGCGCGCTCGGCGGACGACGTCGCCGCGACCGCGGCCGCTGTGTTCGACCCCCAGGAGCGGCGCGCGGCGACGCACGCGGCCTACCTCGCCGCCGTCGACGGCAACCCGGAACCCCTGCCGCAGGATGTGGAGGTCGTCGTCGCCGCACATGATCCCCGGCGCGACGTCGCGCGTGCGGTCTCGTCCGTCCTCTCGTCACGCAGCGTCCGCACTGTCCACGTTGTCTGCCACAACGTCGATGAGGCAGACATCCGGCGGGCGGCGGGCGCGGCGGCCGGCGACCCCCGGGTGCGATTCGTGGAGCTCCGAGACGACGTGCGCAGTCCGGCGGGACCGTTCAACGTCGGCCTCGCCGCGGTGACGGGAGCCTACGTCGCGGTGATGGGGTCGGACGACGAGATGACGGTCGGAGCTGTCGACGCGTGGCGCCGGACGGCGCAGCGGGATGGGGCCGACGTCGTCATCGCGCCGCTACGGCACGCTGGCGGACGTCGGGTGCCCACGCCGCCGTCGCTCCGTCGTCGCGGACTGCGCGGTCGCCGCGATCGCCTGGCCTATCGCACGGCGCCGCTCGGTCTCGTCGCAACGGACCGCTTCGGCGACCTCCGGTTCACCGAGGGCCTCGCGACGGGGGAGGATCTGGAGTTCGGTGTGCGCCTGTGGTTCTCCGGTGCTCGCATCAGCCGGCACGCCGGGGCGGGCGAGTATCTGATCCACGACGGGGCGGAGCGGGTCACGTTCGCCGTCCGACCCGTCCGCGAGGAGCTGGAAGCCGTGCGGCGGCTCCTGGACGCGCCGTTCGCCCGCAGGCTCTCCGCCGGGGACCGCGAGGCGATCGCGGTCAAGCTCTGGCGGGTGACCCTCTTCGGCGCCGTCCACTATCGCGCGGGTGCGTGGAGTCCGGCCGATCGCGAAGCCGTGCGGGAGATCGCAGGGGCGCTGAGATCGTTCTCGCCGGGGGCGGTGGAGGTGCTGTCCCTGGCCGACCGCGCTCTCGTCGCGGGGCTGCAGGATCCGGCCACCTCCGACGCCGACCTCGACGACCTCTCCCGGCAGCGCCGGCGATTCCTCTCCCCGCGAGCGTTGCTTCCCGCCCTGCTGCGTCGGGTTCTCGCGCGGGAAGCGCCCTTGCGTTTCAGTGCAGCGACTTGGTGGGCGGGGCGGCGATGACCGTCCGTCCACGTCTTCCGTAGACTTGCCTGTTGTGAAGATCGTCAGCGTCGTCGGCGCCCGCCCCCAGTTCGTCAAGCTCGCGCCCATCCACAAGGCGTTCCTGGCCGCAGGTGTGGAGCACGTGATCGTGCACACCGGCCAGCATTACGATCCGATGCTCTCGGATGTCTTCTTCGACGACCTCGGGATCGGCGCCCCCGACGTCCACCTCGGAGTGGGCAGCGGCTCCCACGGCGTCCAGACCGGGGCCATGCTCGCATCGCTGGACGCGGTCTTCGACGAGCATCGACCGGACTGGGTGCTCGTCTACGGCGATACCAACTCCACGGTCGCGGCCGCCCTCAGCGCGGTGAAGATGCATATCCCCGTGGCACACCTCGAAGCGGGGCTCCGGAGCTTCAACCGGCGGATGCCGGAGGAGCACAATCGCGTGCTCACGGATCACGCGGCCGATCTCCTACTCGCGCCGACGCAGCTCGCCGTCGACCATCTCTCCGCGGAGGGCCTCGCTGAGCGCACCGTGCTCGTCGGCGATGTGATGACCGACGTCCTGTTCGCCGTCCGCGACGAGGTCTCCTCCCGTCCGTCCCCGCTCGTCGAGGAACTCGGGCTTCCGGTCGGCGGCCACTACCTCGCCACGATCCACCGCGCGGAGAACACGGACGATCCGGCGCGACTCGCCGAGGTGGCCGCAGGCCTCGGCGCCCTGGATCGACCGGTCGTCCTTCTCGCCCACCCGCGCGTCCTCGCGAAGGCGGAGGCGCACGGCATCGCACTCGCGCAGGGAGCGCTGCTCGTCCATCCGCCGCTGGCCTATCCCGATCTCGTCGCCGCGATGCTCTCCAGCGCCGGAGTGGTGACCGACTCCGGCGGCCTGCAGAAGGAGGCGTTCCTCCTGGGCGTGCCGTGCACCACCGTCCGCACCGAGACGGAATGGGTGGAGACCGTCGAGCTCGGGTGGAACGTCCTCGCGCAGAATGCAGGTGAGATCGCCGGGGGAGTGACGCGACCTCGACCGGAGCCCACCGACGCGGCGCCCTACGGCGACGGTCATGCTGCCGAGCGCGTCGTACAGGTCCTCCGGGACCGGATGTGACGTCGGGGCCGCCCGCGGTCTCGCCCGAGTCGCGGGATCGTCGCCGTCCCGCGGCATCGGGGCGCGTCTGGTCCCTCGACGCTCTGCGGATCGTCTCGGTGATCGGGGTCGTCGCGATCCATGTCTTCGCGGGGATGGTGGCCAACCCGCAGGTACGCGGCTCGGCCGGCTGGTGGGGCGCCGTGGTCGCCGACATCGGCTTCGTCTGGGTGGTCCCGGTCTTCGTCATGATCTCCGGTGCCCTCGTGCTCGCACCGCAGCAGCACGCGGCCGGACCGGGGGCGTTCTACCGGAAGCGGCTTCCCCGCCTTCTCACCGCCCTCATCTTCTGGTCCCTCCTCTACTTCCTCCTCGTCCGCACGCTCTTCTCGCAGATCCGGCCGACGCGCCTCGACGTCGCCCGGTTCGTGCTGGACGGGCAGCCCTACACCCACCTGTACTTCCTGTGGCTCATCATCGGCCTCTACGTCGTCGCGCCGGTCCTCGCCTCGTTCCTCGAAGGGGGCGGGCAGCGGCGGGCTCTCGTCTTCGCCGCCGTGGTCCTCGGCGCGACCGTCATCACCGGGATGTCGTCGAGTGTCCTGACCGCGATGGGGGATGACAGCCCGCTGGTCCTGCTCGCGCTGACGCAATGGCTGCCGTACGCCGGCTATTTCCTGGCAGGGTGGGCTCTCCGAACGGTGCGGTTGTCCGGGTGGCGCCTCGCCGTGGCCGCGGCGTTCACGCTCCTCGCCGTGGCCGTGTCCATCGTGCAGTACGGGGCCCGCCCTGCGGTGCCACTGGTCGATGCGGTCCTCCCGCTGAGCTACTTCGGTCCCGTTGTGGCGGTGGCCTCTCTCGGGGTCTTCGTCTGCGCCACCAGCATGCTGAGCCGGTGGCGGCCCGGCCCGCGTGTGCAGCGCATGGTGCGCGAACTGTCGGACTGTGCCTTCGGCGTCTTCCTCGTGCACTTCGCGATCATGGTCCTGCTGCGTGGTGTCCCGCCTTTCGACGCCGCAGTCGGGTCGCTCACCCTCTCGGTGCTCGAGTGGGTGCTCGTCCTGGGAATCTCCTTCCTCGTCGTCTCCCTCATGCGGAAGGTCCCGGGCCTGCGACGAGTCGTCTGACGACGCCCCTAGACTGGGGGTCATGCGTATCGCCGTCGTGGCCCTCGGAAAGATCGGGCTCCCTCTCGCCGTCCAGTTCGCCTCTTCCGGTCACGATGTGGTCGGCGTCGACGTCAACCAGAAGGCGGTCGATCTGATCAACGCCGCGCAGGAGCCGTTCCCCGGCGAAGCGGAGCTGCAGGAGCGTCTCGAGGAACTGATCCCCGCCGGCCGCCTTCGCGCCACGACCGACTATGCCGACGCCATTCCCGCAGCTGACGCCGTCGTCCTGGTCGCCCCTGTCTTCGTGAACGACGAGACCTGGGAACCCGACTTCAAGTACATGGACGCCGCGACGCGCTCGCTCGCCGAGCACCTGACGCCCGGGACCCTCGTGTCGTACGAGACCACGCTGCCCGTCGGCACGACGCGGAACCGCTGGAAGCCGATGCTCGAGGAGGGGTCCGGGCTGAAGGAAGGCGAGGACTTCTTCCTCGCCTACTCTCCGGAGCGCGTCCTGACGGGGAGGGTCTTCGCGGACCTCCGCAAATACCCCAAGCTCATCGGAGCGCTCTCCGACGAGGGCAACCGACGTGCTCGCGAGTTCTACGAGGCCGTCCTGCAGTTCGACGAGCGGCCCGACCTGGCCCAGCCGAACGGGGTGTGGGACCTGGGGAGCACCGAAGCCTCCGAGATGGCCAAGCTGGCGGAGACGACGTACCGCGACGTGAACATCGGCCTCGCGAACCAGTTCGGCCTGTTCGCCGCGTCCCACGGCATCGACGTGTACAAGGTGATCGAAGCCTGCAACTCGCAGCCCTACAGCCACATCCACCGCCCCGGTATCGCCGTCGGTGGTCACTGCATCCCGGTCTACCCCCGCCTGTATCTGTCCACGGACCCGGATGCGGACATCGTCCGCGTGGCGCGACAGCTCAACGCATCGATGCCCGAGCGTTTGGTGGCACAGGCCGAGGGCATCCTCGGCGACCTCAGCGGTCAGCGGGCCGTCGTTCTCGGGGCGGCTTACCGCGGAGGCGTCAAGGAGACGGCCTTCTCGGGAGTCTTCCCCACGGTCAAGGCTCTCCAGGACCGCGGAGCCGACGTCGTGGTGCACGACCCGCTCTACAGCGACGATGAGCTGCGCAACCTCGGCTTCGAGCCGTACGCCCTCGGCGGCGCGGTCGACCTCGCCATCCTGCAGACCGACCATGCCGACTACAGGGAACTGACGCCCGCGCAGCTCCCCGGCGTGAAGCTGATCGTCGACGGCCGCGCGGCAACCGACCCGGCGCTGTGGGCGGGCACGCCTCGCATCGTCGTCGGCACCGCGGCCTCGACCGGGCGGGAGCGCCCGCGACACCGCTGCGTCGCGGACGCTCCCGTCGATCAACCGATCGCGTTCGCGATGCGCTCCTGAACGGCGTCGCTGACGACCGCGGGGCCGCCGAGCACGACGACTCGAACGGGATCCAGTCGCTCGATCTCGGCAATCGTCGCGTCGCTGATCTCGGTCGGGGCGGTCAGGAGAACAGGTCCTCCCAGCGCGCCAGCCGCTGCGGCGCCGGCGAGAGCGTCGGCGAAGTTCTGTCCGCTCGCGACGTACACGACGGGCACACGCGGAGCCGTGAAGGTGCGGCGCGAGATATCGACGGCCGTGTCATACCGGCTCGCACCGGACAGTCGCTGGACGGAGGTGATGGAGCCCTGAGAGGCGAGCCGCGCCTGGTTGACGACGGCCTGGCTGACGGCTCCGCTCCCTCCGAGGACCACGAGCCTCGACGGCTGCAGGTAGCCGAGATACGCGGCGGTCTCCGGGGGGAGGGCGTTCTGCTTGGTGAGCAGCACTGGCGCGCCCTCGTGCCCTGCCGCCGCGGCGCCGGCCAGGGCATCCGGGAAGTTCATGCCGTTCGCGAGGTACACCGTGTCGGTGGACTCCCACAGCGTCGACAGGATGCCGGCCGTCTGATATCGCGTCGAGCCGGCAGCGCGCTCCCAGCTCACGGTCGCGTAGGGCGCGAGCGTGTTGAGGACGGAATCGCCGACGACGGCCGTTCCGCCGGCGGCGAAGAGGTACTCGGGCTTCAGTGCCGCGACCTCGTTCACCGTCGCCGTGCTCACGCTGTTCGGTCGAGTGAGCAGGACCGGGCCGCCGAAAGAGCCTGCGGCCGCTGCGGCGGCGAGGGCATCGGGGAAGTTCATGCCGTTGGCGATGAACGTCACGGGAACACCTTCGTACGGGAAGGCGCTCTCGGAGACGCGCACCGCGGTCTCGAAGCGGTCCGCACCGAACTGCCGCTCCACGGAGGAATGAGTCGTCGTGAACGACTGGGTGGGGGAGAAGTCCCCGGTTCCGAGCGCATTGACCGCCGCCGCGCGGAAGCCGTACGCCGTGTCCGGATCGAGACTCGTGAGCGTGACGCCGAGAGTCGGGACGTCGGTGACGACCTCGTCGATCACGGTCCCGCCGACGAGGAGCTGCAGGTGGTAACCCGTGATGGCTGAGCCATTGTCCGCCGGTGCGGACCACGTGGCGCGTGCTCCGGTGGAGGTCACCTCGGAGATCGAGACGCTGTCGACAGGGGACGGTGAGGTGGCGGCGGCCAGCGCTCTCGCCTCCGGGGACCGCACGGCCGGAGCGACGGACTCGTCCGGGCGGAAGTGAGATCCGGCTGTCGGCGGAGTGGCGTCGGCCTGATCGAGCTGCGGAAGCTCGGGGTCATCCGCAGCTACCGCTGAGAGCGGGGCGGCGAGGGCGAGGGCGAGGACGGTCGCGGCGACGGCGGCGCGACCAGGTGAGCGTGTTCTCAAGGAGTCATCGTTTCTCTTCGTGGCGTCCGGAGAGCCCGGCGGCCGTGGCGTGATCCTATCGTGCGGCCAGGGACGCTGTGGGGGACGCGGACGCCGGTGATCACAGCTTCGAACGGCGATAGCCGGCGCTCTGCGCCGCGGCCTCGGTGCGGAAGCACTCCTCGGGGTTCGTGGCGGCATAGAAGCGCCCTCCGGGGAGGTGGTAGATCTTCTCCTTGGCGCCGACGTTCCCCTTGATCGGCGCCCAACTCGGACAGTTCCAACTATCGATCGGGGTCGTGCTGGCGGGGTATGTGACGGCCGCCGTCCGGCTCGAGAGTACCGATGCCGCGACGTAGCCCGGCTGGGAGCCCGTGACGCGCACAGAGATCTGTCTGCCGGCGTGCGCCGCCGTCAGCGGGAGCCGTGCGCCCGTCGCTCCCGGCAGGGGGCTGCCGTTCGCCAGCCACTGATACTGGAACGACGTCCCGGCCGTCCACGTTCCGACGTTTGCCGTGAGGGACCCGGTGACGCGCGCGGTACCGGAGATGCTGGGAACCCCGGTCGTGAGGCAGCCCATGTTGGCGGCCGCCTGCGCGCCCACGACCGCCACCCCGCCGAGCGCCACCGTGCTGGGGGCTCCCAGTCGCTGCAGCGACAGGTGCGCGGATTCCGGAACGCATCCGGCGTTCGTGACGTAGACCGGGCTCTTGGTTCGCCCGGCCAGTGCAGCGCCGGCCAGCGCGTCCGGGAAGTTCTGCCCGGTGGCGAGGAAGGCCGCGGACGCCGAGCCGGGAGCGAAGAACGAGTCGTTGATGAGCGCGGCCGTGTCGAACCGGCCCGCGCCGCCCAGGCGTCGGACGTCGTGCGTGTTCGCGAGTTCGCTCTCGATGCCCCCCGATACGGCTCCGGTGCCCCCCACGATCGTGACCGCCGAGACGCCCAGAGCGGCGAGGAGGTCCCGGGTCTCCGCCGGCAGCGAATTCCGTGTGCCGTCGACGAGGATGACGGGCGCGGAGATCGCGCCGGCGGCTCCCGTCGCGGCGAGCGCGTCCGGGAAGGTCCGTCCCGTCGCGATGAAGGCATGAGCGGCCTGCGGGAAGACCCGGCGGACGAGCGCGTTCCCCGTCTCGTAACGGCTGGAGCCCCCGAGGCGCTCCACAGGGGCGATCGCCCCCAGCGCCCGTTCTACGGCGCTGCCGACGGCGCCCTCCGATCCGGCGATGAAGATGGTGGATGGGTTCAGCCGAGCGATCTCCGCGCGCACTGCGGTCGGTAGTGCCGACCCCGGCGTCAGCAGCAGAGGTGCCCCGAGGCGCGCGGCGGCCGCTGCGGCGGAAAGGGCGTCGGGGAAGTTCGCTCCCGTCGCGACGAAGACCGCATCCGTGCCGGGGGCGTACTTCTTCGACACGGCGATCGCCGTGTCGTACCGGTCGCTGCCTGCGAGCCGGGAGACGCCGGCGGGGAAGGTGATGTCGGCGACGGCTCCCGTTGCGACGGGTCGCACGGAGTCGGCCGAGGCGCTCGTCGTGGTGAGCAGGGACAGAGCGAGGACGACAGCCGTGAGGGCTGCGGGCACCGCACGTCGGAACATGGGAACTCCATCTCGGAAGGGCTGCGGTGTCCCCGCATCTCGCTCAGCGTAGTGGGAGCGACGGACGAACGGCGGTGCGACGAGGGGACAAAGGGTGGGCGTGCGCTCCTGTGTGGCACGGGCTCCCAGGCGGGCGCCGATACGATGGAGCACATGGATCTTCTCGTCGTCGGGTCGGGTTTCTTCGGCCTCACCATCGCCGAGCGTGCCGCGGAAGCAGGCCGTAAGGTGACCGTCATCGACCGCCGCTCGCACATCGGCGGCAACGCCTACAGCGAGGCGGAACCCGAGACCGGGATCGAGGTGCACCGCTACGGGGCTCACCTGTTCCACACGTCGAACGCGACGGTGTGGGAGTACGTCAACCGCTTCACGTCGTTCACGAACTACGTGCACCGCGTCTACACGACCCACAAGGGCGTGGTTTTCCCGATGCCGGTGAACCTGGGGACCATCAACCAGTTCTTCCAGGCCGCGTACACGCCGGACGAGGCCCGTGCGCTCGTCAAGGAGCAGGCGGGCGAGTTCGACGTGAAGTCCGCGACGAACTTCGAGGAGAAGGGCATCGCGCTCGTCGGACGCCCCCTCTTCGAGGCGTTCTTCCGCGACTACACCGCGAAGCAGTGGCAGACCGACCCGCAGAAGCTGTCCGGCGACATCATCAGCCGGCTCCCCGTGCGCTACACGTACGACAACCGCTACTTCAACGACACGTGGGAGGGCCTGCCCACCGATGGCTACACCGCGTGGCTTGAGCGCATGGCCGACCACCCCAACATCGAGGTGAAGCTGGACGTCGACTACTTCGACGAGTCCCAGCCGCTGAACAAGAAGGCCACCGTCGG harbors:
- a CDS encoding cell wall-binding repeat-containing protein — its product is MFRRAVPAALTAVVLALSLLTTTSASADSVRPVATGAVADITFPAGVSRLAGSDRYDTAIAVSKKYAPGTDAVFVATGANFPDALSAAAAAARLGAPLLLTPGSALPTAVRAEIARLNPSTIFIAGSEGAVGSAVERALGAIAPVERLGGSSRYETGNALVRRVFPQAAHAFIATGRTFPDALAATGAAGAISAPVILVDGTRNSLPAETRDLLAALGVSAVTIVGGTGAVSGGIESELANTHDVRRLGGAGRFDTAALINDSFFAPGSASAAFLATGQNFPDALAGAALAGRTKSPVYVTNAGCVPESAHLSLQRLGAPSTVALGGVAVVGAQAAANMGCLTTGVPSISGTARVTGSLTANVGTWTAGTSFQYQWLANGSPLPGATGARLPLTAAHAGRQISVRVTGSQPGYVAASVLSSRTAAVTYPASTTPIDSWNCPSWAPIKGNVGAKEKIYHLPGGRFYAATNPEECFRTEAAAQSAGYRRSKL
- the glf gene encoding UDP-galactopyranose mutase, whose product is MDLLVVGSGFFGLTIAERAAEAGRKVTVIDRRSHIGGNAYSEAEPETGIEVHRYGAHLFHTSNATVWEYVNRFTSFTNYVHRVYTTHKGVVFPMPVNLGTINQFFQAAYTPDEARALVKEQAGEFDVKSATNFEEKGIALVGRPLFEAFFRDYTAKQWQTDPQKLSGDIISRLPVRYTYDNRYFNDTWEGLPTDGYTAWLERMADHPNIEVKLDVDYFDESQPLNKKATVGQVPVVYTGPVDRYFDYAEGALSWRTLDFEQEVLDIRDFQGTSVMNYPDMDVPYTRIHEFKHFHPERKDVYESDRTVIMREFSRFADRGDEPYYPVNTPTDREGLLAYRELAKGEKDVHFGGRLGTYQYLDMHMAIGSALSLWNNTLS